The DNA window aaaaaataaaaaaagttttttggaAATAAATATTTCAAGCTGTCAAAATTTCAACCCACATTGGGATTTCCTAAGCCTGTTACTGGCTGTCTCTCTGATGGACCTAATCTATCCCCAAATCACTCAATACGGTTATTGATAAATGACTGTAGATTCATCTTTGTAATTAACTGGCCAGAAAGttatgaaatacatttttgaccaaataacCCTGAATTGTCTGAGATACTATCTGGTACATGTGATGTACCTGTCTCATTGCAgtcctgaaatgttttaatcttGGTTCAACCATGTTAACCACGGTAATTTTGTTTTGAAacatgctgtataaataaagttaattatATATGATGTAAAAGGAGTTATTAATGTACTTATTTACTTGTTGTGATTTGATGTTCAGTCTCCATCTCATTCAACCCAGAGCTGCCAGAAGATCCTGTAAAATACAGTGGACACACCACTTAGTATCGCACTGGgatgttgttttcatttatttcattcagAATTTGATGATACAGAAGAggaaatttaatttgtatttgacATTTAAGAAATAATAGTCTTCATCTCATACAAATCATAACCTACCTCCACCCACAGGTGGTGTCCCTCTACCAGTTGATGTAGTGTGTCCCCTACCTGCAGATCCACCATCTCCAGTATCCGGTCTGCTGCCTAAGTGGTAATAAAAGACTTTAGATATACAGTGTATACATATTCTATAGTGAGATTAGATAAATGGATATactaattcatatttaatctaAATCATAACCTACCTCCACCCACAGGTTGTGTCCCACTACCAGTAGATGTAGTGTGTCCCCCACCTGCAGATCCACCATCTCCAGTACCCGGTCTGCTGCCTAAGTGGTAATAAAAGACTTTAGATATACAGTGTATACATATTCTATAGTGAGATTAGATAAATGGATATactaattcatatttaatctaAATCATAACCTACCTCCACCCACAGGTTGTGTCCCACTACCAGTAGATGTAGTGTGTCCCCCACCTGCAGATCCACCATCTCCAGTACCCGGTCTGCTGCCTAAGTGGTAATAAAAGACTTTAGATATACAGTGTATACATATTCTATAGTGAGATTAGATAAATGGATATACTATACACCTGCAGGTTGTGTCCCACTGCCAGTTGACGTAGTGGACCCCCCACCTGCTCCCCCCACTCCAGAACCACCATGTCCAGTACCTGGTCTGGTTCCTCTGCCTGAGGGGAAAAAGCATTgcaaatacatacaatatattcaGTCAAttacttaaacctgttttaattgtttttaccacttgggggcagcagaacagCAACAAGCTAACAAAGGCAATGAAGAAGTTGCCAAGTGAGATTGGGGCCAcatgtagaaaaaataaatacatctgagatttctagaataaagtcatattattacaagaataaagtcataggtttacgagaaaaaaagtcgtaatattatgagaataaagtcataattttacgagaaaaaaagtcgtaatattataagaataaagtctgaagtttacgagaaaaaagtcgttatattataagaataaagttcaaagtttacgggaaaaaagtcatgatataaGAATAAATTCAggcgtttacgagaaaaaaagtcgtagtattatgagaataaagtcataatattataaagtagtaattttacgtgttattttagaggggaaatcgagcattgtgtgaaaatgaggagcgtggagcatcttgtgatgTTATACTTTAGTATAGGTTTTACAAAtaaccttgaaaagattgtgcaagaaactgcatttattccgaagaaagaaccacacggacctgatgggTAAACTACTCTTTTGTgaaggaggaaattactttttttctcataaagttatgactttattctcgtaatattacaacttttttttcttgaaatagtatggctttattctcattaaattccgagtttttttctcataatattatgattttattctcgaaatctcagattctCAGATGAATGTaactatttttcatttcacacacatttttaccACCTCCAGTTTTATCgattcatttttttccacccCTCATACATCTTTAAGTCGTGTAAAgttgctataataataataacaacaacaataataataataataataataataataatagtaataataataataataataataataataataataataataataataataataataaattcaacttatatagcgcttttcaggACCTCAAAGACGCTTTATAAATCTCACTATAAATCTCTGTAGAAATGAGGGAAACTGCAGAGTCGGGTGATAATTATCTTAATATTATCTTTTGTAACTACGAGTGACACCTTTCATAAATtcacatttgatccattgttaatatagaaatattgattatagcagctttaagaaTAACACAATCTATGTCTCCTAGAAATGACTCTTAATGTTCCTTGGCAACGTTCTTTCATGCGTCATGTGATCCACTGTTGATACAAAAACATTGATTAGTCACAAATTCATAAATTTATCCCGTCATATCTCAGCACATTGTCCACTTACTGCACTTTGGGCCTTCAGTCCAGTTTCCAGCGATGCAATAGATGGACTTTTCTGCTCCCTCTACAGTATACCCATCttcacattcatactgcacttCTGTATCTCCAGGAAACACCTCCTGGTATTCCTGATCAATGATGATGGCATGGGGGATTTGAGGGGGATCACCACATGCATGGATACTCTCTGTAAATAAGCATAGATAACAACAGGAAACGGTAGTTGGTGACATGGGATTAAGATTTTGACACTGATATGATTTTGGTCACTGAGTAACACATCCGACAGACTTACTCTCACAGATCGGCACAGAGGACCATGTTCCATTTACACATTCAGCTGTGGCGTCCCTGTTTTTGTGTTCATATCCTTCATTACATGTTATCCAGATTTTGTCTCTCTCCTCATACCAaccatttgtgttttcagtgtatATAGCATTGGGGATAGTTGGTGGCATACAGGCTTTTTCATCTgaggaaaaaagaacaaaactacAGTCAACATTTTCATACTTTACAGAACGACTTTTATGAAATGATGACACTTTCTGAAGACAAAGTAAATTATCTACTTGTGTCCATATCACAGGTTTCAAGTTGTGAATAGTTCGATTTAAGAGTGATGCTTCCTTCTCAGTTTCATTTGAATCATTTTTCGAGGCTTAAAGATTTTAAACTATACATAGTTTCAAGAAGCAAAGATTAGAGGCTGTTTGTATAACAGATTTGTTCTTATTTCCGACTGGCAAACTCTTTGATTCATCTCATGACCACTTGTGGGGTCCCAGGTTTGAAATACcaataaatgtcattataaaTGACTCGCTCTTTAAACGATATGAAGCAGGTGGTTGCTCCTGGAAGACATTCAATATTTGAACATATAAAGCATTTGTTACAGGTGGAGCAACAcatttcatttgcatttttacaaAGATTCAAAAGTATAGTGAATGTACTTCATACGTTTGTAGGTAATATAACACTTTAATTCTGTGTCGGCATcttatttcagtttgttttttttacatttagacACTGGACTTATAGGCCTTTTTGAAAGTGTTGCACCCAAAACATCATGCAGAACTGTAAAATGCCATTTCCATGCTATCTgatgtcattattttgtttttattgaatgtGTACTTATTTTCAGTTTATCTTGTAAGACATTATTCCTTGAATTCCACCTTGAACTTTAAAAGGTTTCACCCTCCAGACAACCCAGTAGAGATACTTATGGAACACTTACCTATACATTGTGGTTCATGAGACCATGTGCCATTTAAACATGTGCTTGTTGCCCACCAACCCTCCACTGCTGGTTTACGTCCGTTATCACAGGCATAAGTGAGCTTTGTTCCATGAGGGTAGGTGTCTTGTTCAGGGACCAAATAACCACCATTCAGTCTGGGAGCACGACAAGGCACATTTGCACTTTGTGCTGAAATACAACGACAAACAAAAGTAAATATTaagcaaatatttaacaaaTTAAGATGTTTCTAAGTTAGAGAATTTAATGTTCTTACCATGCAGCGCTCCTGGAAACCAAACCAGGAGAACAAATCCAAGATATCTTCCCACGTACATTTTGTCAGGACTTAAATCACAACTGCTTTCAAATCAAAGCAGAGCGAAGAACCCATCTGGACCGGTTAATAATTGTTGAGGGCATTTTCCCAAAAAGCTAAGAGGTGAAGAAATAGTAAACATTACGCTGAGTTACAAACAGGAATTGTGTACTCTAGTCAGATCAGTCACATTTTTGCAGCAGTGTCTTGTTCAAATGAGAttacaaatgtaaacaaagtacACATCAATATTACGTACAGCTGTTGCTTCATATGCTGTCTTTGTCTTTGCTGTCTTTCTACAAAACACTGCTCTTGTTATTTCACCTTTGTAAATTTGGTTTAGCTCAAAATGATTCACTTGATGTCTCAGACAATGTTTTCTACAAAAATCTATGAGACTGTTTACAGTACAGATTTCAAATTGATTACATGGACTACTGCGATCAGCATTATgaaatcacaaaacaaaaatcaggGCAAAGGACAGACTTTAGAAAGAGATGTGAAATTTAGTAAGTTACATTTAATTACAAGGCAAGATAGATAtgaataaatgattaatcataggctcaaatacaaattaattaagtTATAATAGTGACAGCTTGTGACACTTATGAGACCCTCCAAGATAGAAGAGAACATCagtatgtgtgtttctttgaAAAGAAGATTCAGGAGTAACACTCACCATCTTTAGTTCCCACCAGTTACAACCTGAAAACAGTCACATAGAAGCACAGCagttaatatatacagtatgtggattCCACGTGGAGGTGAAATAAACGAAATGTGTGTTCCTTTTTCTGCCTAAAACAATCATACATGGTGTAAAAGGTTTTAGTGAATCAGCTTGTTGATAGTTAGTTATGCTCTCCCcagttctttcttttctttggtgCAATGCAAGCAAACAACTAATTACACAGTCCAACACTCTAAAGTGCAGATTGCGTAacaaatgggggaaaaaaaacattatttttccttTATATGATGATTTCACTAATATTTAAACTTTTGTGGTTTTAATTTTCTTGCTCTGATGACGGAGGACTGTGAAAATCAGCTTGCAGACACAACACTGTATGTTACCTGATCTTATATGATCTGAAATTATGTCTCATTTTAAgtcaaattcacattttttaaatccagTCGTCACCACATTTTCAATGCACAATGGCATTAGTTACAAATACCCCTACagcatgataaatataataaaatgttacaTCTGTTTAACTTAAACAAGTTGTTATAATCTCCTGTAATGATAATTTTTAGCCATGTTAGCAGCATTGCTCTATGTGGATATTAATGTTGATTGGtcagtcagtccaccactttggtccagactgaaatctCTCTACAACTATATGATGGATTGTTGTAACTAGTAAGCCTAGTATCATTTAATTTGTCCTATAATTTGGTTTATaactaaatacctgcaaaacttaTGACACCATGGCCCAgggggtagagcgggtcgtcctttaatcacaaggttggtggttcaatccccggctcctaTACTGTCTACATgtcaatgtgtccttgagcgagatgctgaaccccaagttgcttcccgggcgctttacagcagcccactgctcctaacatgcttaggatgggttaaatgcagaggtcaaatgtcATGTACCTGTAGGCTATGTATGTGAcgattaaaataaagttttacgtttttttaaacttaaaagtTTTCcacagcattaatatagcagcaaacaacgctttactatgtaaagatatacagGAGTACCTGACATAACTGTTAGCACCATAAGCTGCAAGCctccggctcagccgtcgccatgttgagagccgtacggaggcaatagaaatgctcctaatctcgcatttagcacctttaacttttaTAGACTTACTGTACTCTGTGTTTACTGCTATTGACCATGTGAGCCATTGCCATTGTCAACATGTTAGCATGAAGCTCAAAGCAGCTGTgtctaaatgctaacgtcagagCCGCTAGGATGGCTGTAGACTCCTTAACTATGTGTTTACCTATAGAGAGCCTACGTCACGCCCCTTCCAGTggatatgaacggtagtcaacggagagacatacatatttatttgatcccgtttgaattgcgccatgaatgacacatatgatgtttgtcaatttaaaacataattttgcaagtcaagaaagtcacagtttgtcataggtttgtcgtagtatcattttgttttgtgtgaaaccgctcaatcaactacatctctcgtctcgcatgATATATGTGACCAACACTAGCTAgataacttagctatgttccacacaCAAATGTTGGGACTCACCATTCAAGATGGTGGCAAGAGACCACATGAACTCAGTCACATGATCCTTGACCCATGGActcagctcagtagccattggctactgtagcatGATGACTCCAGcatttatccagcgactcctggtctttttaccAATATATGATATTTGACCAATATAAGAGGAACTATTAACTTTTAACAGGGTATTAAATGATAAACTGTCactatttgtaaaaaataattggCTTACCAAATAGATAAATATCCATAGGTGTACTTGTAATGCTGAGTACACTTAAACTGTGGCcttaaaatgtattgtaataCTAACAACATGTCACTCAACAGTTTTGCGTTTGTAATTGTGTGATGCACGGTTATGTGGCGTACATATGAGCACAATGATTACAGGTCGATGTACTTATGTATGTGTGcaagaaccttattttaaatacagacgttaaaacacataaaatgtgatttaaaaaatgaaataaacactTTAAAACAGATAATCTGTTTTAGTAACCAAGGAGTGCCagttacagacattttttcacaatTAATTGTTAAATTGCAAATTGTTCaccttcacattttttttgtgaataaaaAGATATTTGAAAGTATTGATGTTTGTAAGTTATTAACCCTATGACAGACTGGCAGCCTGTCCAGGATGAATCCACCAGGGAGAGCCTCCAGTCACAGCGCGGGTATGGATAGTAGATGGATGAATTTGGGGtaattttgacacaaaaactctGCAGACTCAATGTAGGTTTGAAATCCAAGTTGAAGACTTTATTGGGGCCTGTCCATCAAATATACACTGTATTTGTTGAGGTATTTTTGgagctttaaaaacacacagaccaTTTGCTTCTGCATTGTAGGCATTCACAGATCAATATGAAAAGCCCAACACAGTGTGTGACAGCATATTCATAACTTGGTTGTCTCAAAAGTTTTATGTCGGTGGTGAGCAAAATCTTGAGGCGACAGTATCTCCCCCTTGGTGATAGAGCCTCAGCATTTATTCTGGTTACAAGACAACGGTTTTACAATCAAAAACAACATAGAAAAATATaatagaaacaaagaaaaacataattgCATAATCGTAAATGtaaataagaaattaataaacaGTAGTAGTGCTTCATGTGAGACATCAGCGTAAATACTGTGTGTAAATTCAGGAATAACACTCACCTTCTTTAGTTCAAGCCAGCCACAACCTGAAAACAATCCCACAGAAGCACAGCAGTGAATATGTGGAGCAGCTTGTTGACTCCTCATAGGGAGGTGAAGTCTGTCTGATTTACTAAATGTCTGCAGGCTTTTAAAATCATAGTGCATGGCACAGAAGCATATGCatgtaatgtgtaaaaaaacagGATTTGCTTCTTTCCACTTATTTTTCTTTGGtgcaaaaaagtaaacaaaaaactaTTGTCAACGGCCAACAccttaaaggtgttattgataacatttttatgtagatgaatattaaataaaaaaaaaaataaaaaaggaagatactgaataaaagtatgactTCTcctcaaaaaaatattatgattgtgaattaatcatttaaaaaaatctggcgggtccaaaatgaatgttttgtttatctctgtgtgaAAGCTGAAatattgcctcaagtgatgtcactcgAGTCAGTGTATGTTGGGGCTAAAAACTACAAGTCTGAAGCTGAAAGAAATCTGTTGCTGTGGAGTAAGAAAGAAGTGAGCTGtagcccgctcctcatctccGCTTGATGCACCAGGCTACATAAGCCACTACAAGCATAATAACACATTGGAATGACTGATCCAACAGTCGGGGGCTGAGTTGCATTCTGGGTAATATAGGCAGCCAGTTTTGACAGTGAGTCTGATAGTGTTAAATGAGCAGACTACAATGCTAAATCAGTGAAGTActct is part of the Sebastes umbrosus isolate fSebUmb1 chromosome 12, fSebUmb1.pri, whole genome shotgun sequence genome and encodes:
- the LOC119498603 gene encoding CUB and sushi domain-containing protein 1-like isoform X7, yielding MYVGRYLGFVLLVWFPGALHAQSANVPCRAPRLNGGYLVPEQDTYPHGTKLTYACDNGRKPAVEGWWATSTCLNGTWSHEPQCIDEKACMPPTIPNAIYTENTNGWYEERDKIWITCNEGYEHKNRDATAECVNGTWSSVPICEKSIHACGDPPQIPHAIIIDQEYQEVFPGDTEVQYECEDGYTVEGAEKSIYCIAGNWTEGPKCSRGTRPGTGHGGSGVGGAGGGSTTSTGSGTQPAGSRPGTGDGGSAGGGHTTSTGSGTQPVGGGSRPGTGDGGSAGGGHTTSTGSGTQPVGGGSRPDTGDGGSAGRGHTTSTGRGTPPVGGGSSGSSGLNEMETEHQITTIRNCGNHPVVPNGDVVGNSQRFLRYQCAQFYKRVGPEDVVCYSDGTWSEVPTCRAAFCSVNTDEYPQLIPGGVKYIKDGETVRLECVHLDHWWTTHYSVGRCTFGRLSLSRCCDWLDLKRNKC